The Lycium barbarum isolate Lr01 chromosome 10, ASM1917538v2, whole genome shotgun sequence genome includes a region encoding these proteins:
- the LOC132613069 gene encoding uncharacterized protein LOC132613069, with product MVEKNQLLEADNNGLNQDNARFILSLGELEATIFQLRSELDSVRADAVRMVEMHRHLEFESANDKEKLRVVEQKAEKRARISDELKSKLEEEAEANDVLQAELESANQIQTVLLEERSELEAKLTKAEVDLEESLKDTEIAEARSTILVEYERWKSRRITLEEVKKGLGDLQARILEAKEIEERAKKALDAKSEDSEQTISENFGSNHTG from the coding sequence ATGGTTGAAAAGAACCAGCTCCTTGAAGCGGATAATAATGGCCTTAACCAAGACAATGCCCGTTTTATTTTGAGCCTCGGTGAACTCGAGGCCACTATTTTCCAACTTCGAAGTGAACTTGATTCGGTCAGGGCTGATGCTGTGAGGATGGTAGAAATGCATCGACACCTTGAATTCGAGAGTGCTAATGACAAGGAGAAGTTGAGGGTGGTCGAACAGAAGGCCGAGAAACGAGCCCGGATTAGTGATGAGCTCAAGAGCAAGCTCGAGGAGGAGGCAGAGGCCAATGATGTGCTTCAGGCCGAGCTTGAGTCGGCTAATCAAATTCAAACAGTTCTTCTCGAAGAAAGATCCGAACTAGAGGCAAAATTGACAAAAGCCGAGGTCGACCTAGAAGAGTCACTAAAAGACACGGAGATTGCCGAGGCTCGTTCTACGATTCTGGTTGAGTATGAGCGGTGGAAATCCCGGAGGATTACCCTCGAAGAGGTTAAAAAGGGGTTAGGGGACCTCCAGGCCCGGATACTCGAAGCCAAAGAGATAGAGGAGAGGGCCAAGAAAGCTCTCGATGCTAAGTCGGAAGATTCCGAGCAGACGATTTCCGAGAATTTCGGTTCCAACCATACTGGGTAG